Genomic window (Phragmites australis chromosome 5, lpPhrAust1.1, whole genome shotgun sequence):
AGGAGCGAATCAGGGATCGCGAAATACAGACTGGGCAGTCGATACGGCGACGCTCCCAGACGCGGGCGGGTCAGCCGGTCTCCTGGTCGAAGTCGTCGCCGTCGGATTCCTCGATATTGTCGgcgtcttcctcctccgcctcggcATCGTACTCCTCCTTGGCGTCGCCGGCGGGCTTGCCGATGAAAACCAGGTTGCTGTTGGTCTTGCGGATCTCGTTCAGCTGAGCGGCGGGAGAGCGATAGGAAGGAAGGCGTTAGGAAGGGGAAGCgaggggagggagaaggggtTGACAGAAGGCACCTTGTCATCGAGGTCGGACTCGGCCATGGCGAGGAGGAGCTCGTCCTCCTGAGAGGTGGCCGGCACGGGCAGCAGCGTGGACGCCGGGAtcagcggcggcgacggccacTGCCGCATCAGCGCCGGGAACTGCAGCATCTCCGCTCCGGCCGCCGCGGCTTGGCTTCGCTTAGCTTGTGCTGGGGGAAGGGCTtgcagcggcggtggcggagccTCAAGTGAGAtcaattaattgaaaaaaaaaagagaggcaaGTCTATCGCAATTTACTTTAGCTGTTTGTGCTTCTGCTTTTAACTTGTAtgaaaaactatatttttagttttttaaaaaaattgtttttttatttagatgttgatttttataataattatttaacTTCTTAAcacactatttttttaaaagactaTTCTTAACTAGTTTCTTGACttctactttatttatttagaaGCAAATGTCTCGCTCCGATAAAAATCACTTTTCAGCAATTATATTTATTTAGCCTTCTAACTGTTAGcaataaaaaaaccaaaaccaaaaactCAAATAAACAAATCCTTATTACAACTgtgagaagaagaagccctTCTGACCCTTGGGCTTAAGTGGTCTTTCAGCTCACAACACCATCTCGTGTGAATAGGCGGGTCCATCACAATCCCCGAGCAGCAACATGCCCCCAGGCGGAGTTGTTTTTCTCCGGAAGCAAAAAATCTACTAGCccatatgaatatatataactatttatTTATGTTAGGATTTGTATCAAGATATAAgtagaaaaaaatcataaggcAAGTAAAATAATCAACTAATAAACAAATACTATCATGTGAAATAAATAGATGGATTACATAACCTTATGTCCACATCCTAGGTGGAGTCGTCTTTCCTACATGTGACCTGTTCGTTGAGAAAATTGCACTTTTGATATCCGAAACGTGTTGCTTCGATGTTTTGACACGGTCAACATTAGTTTCATCAAAATAACACTCAAAAGATGAAGCATTTTGATCCTATGCTATTATACttattttaattcattttatttttttcctatttttagtGCATGAAAGGACAAATATACCTTTGGTCAACAACGACAGGTCGCCCTCTGCGGTATTGTGTGCTGACATATCACTACTCCTCAACGATAGATTAAGGAATGCTTGTCTGACTTAGTGACTAATTTCTTATTACAGGTCTCACTAGTGAAGGCCGACTATTTTTTTATACGTCGGCGAGCAGGGTCCAGTGCCAACATCTGACTGCCGTAAAGACCTAACAGTGAAGCTAACTACATTCTTTATGTTACCTGTCCATTCTTTCCAGGGAAAAATGaaaaccccaaaagtcactttGATTTTAAGATTCcccaaaattattttgttgcacCCCAAAGTTAGTTTGGCTTTCAGATTCGtcccaaatttgaatttgattgaaatttagttgaaatatatttgaatttgatttaaaatattccttgattcatattcatatatatatatatatatccttgattttatgttagtttaataatatatttgaatttgatttgaaagattccttgattcatatttcatattaaaccaacataagatataattattttgaaatatatttgaattcaaataagtctaagaatatatatatatatgaatatatttatatacatgcatgtatatattcaaatatattattttggctaaatGCATAAGCTCAATTTATTgcaaggattaatttagaatttaatttagtgctctttgaaatacttagccaaaataatatatttgaatatatatatatatacatgtatatatatatatattcatatatatatattttcttaattttatgttggtttaataattagatatatttgaatttgattcatatgtTGGTTTAATATGaattcggggggggggggggggatctcaAAACCAGAGTGAATTctgggaaaaaaatcaaattcaaatatattttagctgaatttcaaaataattagattttatgttggtttaatATGAATCAAGGAATctttcaaatcaaattcaaatatatattattaaaccaacataaaatcaaggaaatatatatatatatacatacatacataaactgaaggatatatatatatatatatatatatatatatatatatatatatatatatatatatatatatatgaatcaaGGAATATttcaaattaaattcaaatatattttagctgaatttcaatcaaatttaaTCTGGGGGAATCTGAAAGCTAGATTaacttttttgtgtgtgtgtgggggggggggggggttgcaacaaaacaactttagaAACCAGGACCGCCATTCCGACGCGAGACATTCGCCATGGATCCGACGCTGCAGTCGCATCCAATCCTCGCCTACGTGCTCTCCCGCCACCCCTCGGTGTGCGCGAGGACGCCAACGTCCCCGGCGCTCTCCTCCTCGCACAAGCGGGACCTTGAGCAGCCGTCACCGCACGCTCCATCGGACTCCGTAGAGACCAACCTGGTAGGCCGCATGCCTGGACTCCGCCACCTATCCGTGCTCTCCGCCATGACGCACATGCATGGCCTACGTTGCCTCGACGTGCAACGCGATCCACCTCCTCAGGCCCAGACCCGACCATGAGCTCATCGACACCTCCGGCGCGCTCCTCACCACCATGTCCCTGGACAAGCTGGCACCCTCGGAGGGGAAGGAATTGGAGGGAGATGTGGTCGAAGAGGAGAAGGTAGCGGCGAGCACGGAGGTGGTACGACTTGAGGAGGAGTACGACGCCCAGCTAcaggatgcggaggagaagctGGAGCGTGTGTATCGAATGGCGATGCAGGGGAGGGGTATCCAGGAGGTGAGTGGCGGTTACGACAAGGGGGATGAGGACAGAGTGGGAGTGGGGGCGGGGGCAGGGGATGAGGAGGTGATGCGGGTGCTcaaggaggcggaggaggggagGGTGGTGGAGTGGCTGGATCTCGCCCACTAGCAGTTGCGCCTTTTGCCAGAGCCCATGGGTCAAATCCGTGGCCTCCTTGCACTAGACGTCTCCCGCAACCAGCTCCAGGTCAGGGACTCACCCCGCCATTGCTCTGTTTATGTGGTTGTTCGCAAAATGTTCTGAATTAATCGGATCATTGATTCGAATAGTTACCATTCGTCCAATCCCCAGAATTAAGGTGATCGAGCAATGTGTAAATTATCCCTTTTTGCGAAAGAATGTGTTAATTATCCAAGGGTGCTTAACAGTGTTACCTCaactgtagcgaaaatagcctcATTAGACCATgcttgtgattttagtgattaatgataacatagtcaataaggactaacatgtttgtcaataatatatgttagtagatcttatggatgcaatttATGAAGAAGCCATCATAACCGAGACAAAGttagactgaattggagaagtcccaggaagatttgactcaccagatgatccgatacTCTAGGTGTAGAACTCACTAGAGTATATCAAATGAGAGAGATCCCTAAAGACcttaccggaaggtccggtgtttgagcagagtgctcaccagagcaattctttcagagaAGATGTTGTGTTGAAGAATATGCCTCagcggatagtccgatgatcggtgggagttgcaccggagcatttccaaagaaaagaagagaaggctcaacccaccagatggtccggtgttgagaaggatgaatgcaccgaaGCATTATTATACGAGAAGGATGCAAccgctgaagatcgaaggttcaacccatcggatggtccagtgcgaATGGAGTAAACATCGGATAATGAACAATGTAAAGAGGTAGAACAAAGTTCAACGCAATGGATGGTCTgatgatgaaggttgtgcacaccgaagcaatatttccagagagggttgcaaagGATCAgatggctgaagtcaactcaccggatagttcggtgatgaagtgatatgcaccggatgcatacaccggagcaatttacacagagaagaagaaatgactcggatggctcaggataactcaccagatagtccgatgatggagatgaagtatacaccgaagTGTTCGGTGGTGTTCATAAagacttgagtggggttccaacggctagtttgtgagagtgtactcatcggatgatccggtgttagtacctcactggatcatccggtattaacagcttttcagagctGTCAGGCTAGTGCGCTGgttttaggctataaatacccctcaactGAGTCATTTGAAGCCATGGCGTGCTGCTAAAGTCTAGAGAAGtttatatacacctgagaagatatctaagccaccaaagtgctcaaagtgatcattcaagacgattaaacacaccattagagagtgattagtgcttatagacctggAGAGAGTGTTTCTAGGTGATtgatgcctagagagtggatcaataaGTTATCCaaccttataccaagtggtacggtggcaaggaaccggaagagaggctagtggtgagatatttccttggtggcttggtggctcatccgggtggaggtcttgtctttataacttggtgactcaagagctgtgaccggataccgactgagagcatatcctttgtggagctccaacatggattaggggtagcattcataccatcgatactacgggaaaaatccttataccgagtttgctctctctaccttatttacgttttcgcatttacattcttgcaatttaccttcttagatagattgcgagtgttttgatcggtagagtagacacactagataaacttagagcacatctagatagaatttgatatatgtttatcttatgtagtttttggagccaaaatagttctaagtgtcctaattcatcctcctcttaggacatcaccgatcccttcaactGGTATCAAAGCTAGGGCTCATATCTAGCTCTataatttgtgttagagcttcactcctttcacaaggtttcggcaattcaagtggcatttgagccttagtctcattgtgatcgttTAGACTTCActgcctagtgagttgtgacgttcgaggttaggatggattcccatagtactccacttttcgatggcataaacTTCCCTTGGTGAAAATttttaatgacttgttatttgcaagcccgagggttggatgtttggagagtcaccgagaatgggatgagacctcgcatcaccaacaaggagaggcaattagatgtattggtcaagagtatccttttgtcatctatatatgtttatgcatttaattatgtttattctctcaccaatacacatggTATTTgtactagtctcattgaaatacatgaagtcacaaaggatatacgcaatgagaaatatcatgtgcttattactaagctcaatagtatcaagcaactaccccatgaaagtgctaatgatatgtattctagtttgaacattcttgttaatgagatcaatgggttatgtTTGACGCTAATTGAAGatgtggtgagaagaatacttcaagctcttcttctgaagtacaATTTGATAGTCtgcatcatctacgataacaatggtatcaagaagataactccaagtcaagtgctcggtaagatcatcgcccatgagatgacaatgaacatgggggtggaaaCTTCTTCCTCGTCCGACActaagaaccttactctcacaagcaagcgaGCTCAATGACAACATATGAAggaaaggatgaggagacaagagcaagagtcaagctcaaacaaagatgatagtgatcaagatgaagagagctatgaagaggatgatcaaagcacatcaagtgatgaagaaattgatcctaagatggccaagctcttctcaaagttagagaagaatatgaagaggatcaatgccaaggttaatcatcctatctccattaaagacttggtcaacacaattgatcacatcaagaaggagaagaagaccaaaatCAAGAAGAGTGAGACAAgggggaagagccaaggcatttgctagcatagggagatgggtgagcgatgatgaagagtcaagctcaagtgatgaaagcttcaccatttTCCCCTCTAAGAAAACCTCTTCCTTAAGCCCTCTAAGAAAACCTCTTccttaaggtcatcatcacacaagtcatcattgcgcaagTCATCTCATAAGTGCATTATGGttaaaggtatggatagcgatgtaagtgatgatgaatctgatgggGATTctcctcctatgatgaactccttaatttgatcaatgagcaacaaagtgcccttaagaaacaatctaaagagcttaaaaaatttaatgcacttaatgaaattcatgctacctttatttctaattacaaacaattattgtgcaaactcaatttgttaaacaaggaccatgaagagcttaaagcaaaatttgagtgtattgaatctcaaattaagatccctttgaagcaatctacctctctatttaattacaatcataatGTAGATGTTTcaacttcttgtgatgatttaattattttatctagctcacccctttgtaatgaaaaatgtattaagaatgtttttttagaaccatctaatgacctcattgcATAAAAGAATAATGAGCTTAAGTAAGAAGtgaaaaaactcaagaaagacttggcgagtttaaagggcaaaaaacatgtccaacctcctcaagataaccgtactTTTATtgtgaagaagcttacggagagatccactgtgacatgcttcaaataccaTTAAGAAGACTATAAGTCCTTCtaatgcaaacaagtgaagaatgagaccaagaaaaagaagaagatgtcgaacctctacaccaagctcaaatacaagatcaagaccaagagcaaccactacaagcttaagaagaaggacaatagtAAGGTGGTTACACActtggttgggagaaaggaccggatgtgtaaccaacctatttgggtgccaaaaaagtcatcaccaacatgaagggactctagtcggtttgggttccaaagaaaacttgaagcaCAAGTCGGCTTTGGAATTTGGAAGCTTGACTTATAAGATGAAGTGgaagttcaagcaaagaagccaagtatacaagatgagCACATTGATGAATATCataatcatcacatacccaaatcccttTCCAAAGTGAAAGaggtaatggagctagatgcaaaCTCCTTTAGTTGTTGTAGCTCATTTCCCTCgtttaggattgcatatgtttattttaatttattgtaatacctagtgtatgttttcatatggtaagttgcttgtgtttatctctaacctatgagcaacctatatagtttattagttgtaggttttttatatggcactagtttttataatgggtatcttttatgtgccatgattcaatctataggataaatccctattgttatcaatagcagtatatatatatatatatatatatatatatatatatatatatatatatatatatatatatatatatatatatatatatatcacgagtattcaatacttgtatgcacatatttaggggaaTATATCCTATaagttgtgattttaagactaaaatgtgttctagtgacatcttttgtagtctaaTAGAGTAATCAACATATCCCCGGATGTATGTAATGCTTAAACGCTTCAATTAGTattattgtcaaatcttttatttgtttaagctacatacatgcataatatagtttaaacttcatatcttgatatattatctagttgtgcatatatttctttctcatgatatatatgcacacatataaggagagtttagactatattatgcgagtttcataaattatgatccatgtgtttTTATAGCCtgtaattggtatcattcatttgtagtgatatccatataattggtatccttttatcGTATCTTGGTTTATAAAGCTCTCTCCCATATACTCTAATATTTtaccttgagttcaacatgtgtttatagtctTTTTtaggagattgttgacaaagggagagaagtttgatgaccaaagcaagatgaaagCAATATGAACAAtgcgaggagattgtagcatcaagcaagacatctaggaatatcgaagttgacaaagggggagaagaaaagatgttAGGCatctagattgacaaaagagaagctcttacaTAGGTCGTTCAatggagagccacaacaaagggggactaagtggtaagaatatgcatccaagtattgtggtaagactttgtgctcgctTATGATGTTTACATTTGGTaccatttattatttgccacttgctttggttatattatcatcaatcacaaaaggGGGACATTGTTGCGAAAATGACGCTATttgaccatgattgtgattttggtaattaatgacaacatagttaatgagactaacaCGTTTGTCAAGaaaatatgttagtaggtctcatgaatgcaatacatgaagaagccactgcaaCCAGGATAAAGTtggattgaattgaagaagttctaggaagatttgcctcatcggatggtccgatgttctgGGTGTTGAACTTATCAGAGTATATTTGTTAAGTGGGAGTGAGGCCcgaagacctcactggaagtttcggagtttgagcagagtgctcaccaCATCAATTCTTCAAGAAaaggtgttgtgctgaagaatatacctcaccggatagtccggtgagtagttggagttgcaccggagcatttctagagaaaaaaagagaatgcTCAACCCACCGAAAGGTCTAGTGTTGAGAAGAATGgatacaccagagcattattaccAGATAAGGATGCAACCACTcaagatcgaaggttcaacccatcggatggtccagtgcgaATGGAATGCACACCGGACAATACACCaaataatgaacagtgcaaagaggcagaacaaagttTAATGCaacggatggtccagtgatgaagtttgtgcacaccagagcattattttcagagagggttgcaaagGTTCGgatggctgaagtcaactcatctgatagtccggtgataaagtgatgtgtATCGGATACATACACCAAagcaatttatacagagaagaaggaaatacTTGGAttgctcaggataactcaccggatagttctatgatggagatgaagtatacactggagtgttcgatgttcacagaggcttgagtggggttccaatggctagtttctgagagtgtactcatcggatgatccggtgttaacagcttttcagagccgTTATGTTAATGACTAGtgcgcaggtttgaggctataaatacctctccacttagtcatttgaaactgtggcatgctgctggagtccagagaagttcatgtacacttgagaagacatccaagccactaaagtgctcaaagtgatcattcaaggcgattaaacacaccattagagagtgattagtgcttataggcctaaagatagtgttgttaggtgattgctgtctggagagtggatcaaggagtgatccaaccttgtaccaaatggtacgccggtaccttagagtctttgtgactcaccggcaagcttgttgaccttccgacttggtgtggagtggcggcaagatgATTGTGTGGGGACACAGATACCCTTACCTTAGtagctcaagcttcgaagtgatcacaacggcaaGAAACTAGAAGAgtagctagtggtgagaccttgccttggtggtttagtggctcatccgtatggaggccttgtctttatgatttggtggctcaagagctgtgaccgagtgccgaccgggagtatatcatttgtgaagctccaacattaattaggggtggcattcataccatcgataccacaggaaaaccCCCTTGTggcgagtttgctctctctaccttatttatgttttcgtatttacattcttgtaatttaccttcttagatatgttgcaaatacTTTGAtcaatagagtagacacactagataaacctagagtatatttagatagaaattaatataggtttatattgtgttatttttggagccaaaatagttttaagtgtcctaattcaccctccctcttaggtcgtcaccgatcccttcttCAACACCagtgtttaaatttttttatcgaATCGAACACTCTGAATCCAAGTTAGATTCAAAAATGTATTTCACGTgttcaaattttctttgccaaaTCAAACACCAAAATCTGAGTCGAATTTTGACATCCGTGTCCATGCCCAGGTAACCCTGTTTCCTAAGTGCAAGGAGTTTGGGCTTCTTTTTGTGATCCTCAATTAGTATCATATATGCCAGTGCTTTGATCCAAGGATGAaatgaaaattgaaaatcaacGTTGTTTATGAAGCAtcggtagtgtttggttggttgtatgaaGTTAAATGaagtttggttggttggttgtatGAAGTTGAATAGGATGGGATCGTACTAGATGGACAAGGTGATCTTGGATGAGAGATGGTATAAGTAGCGTATTTGGTTCGATGTATGTAACGGTATATGAGAGTATTTGGTTGGATGTATGAGATGCACATATGAATGTGTTTAGTTGCTAAAAAGATAATCATTATACCTATTTATAACTTAATTTCTTTATAGTATGATAATTTCTAATTATAATtatcaataaattattttaatgtGTACTGATCTTTGCtaattaaaattaattataaCTTTAATATGTTACTATTCATCACTAATTACATACAACAATACTTAATTATGGCTAATAACATCTAAATATAACTAATACATAGCTAATTGTTCTTAATTCTGAC
Coding sequences:
- the LOC133919204 gene encoding uncharacterized protein LOC133919204 gives rise to the protein MLQFPALMRQWPSPPLIPASTLLPVPATSQEDELLLAMAESDLDDKLNEIRKTNSNLVFIGKPAGDAKEEYDAEAEEEDADNIEESDGDDFDQETG